The DNA region aaaatgtttCCCATGAGCGATTAATAAAGATACAAAGTACGAAGATTGCCTCAAATTAAAGTTAGCTCTGTATAAATCTCTAATCATTGTTAATTAAGGAAACAATTATTAATAAACGTTAGCAAAAATTCAAGACGtcaaaataataaattgaagacaaaaatggcCACTAATACTTTCCACCAAAAAGTATACAAGCTACGATCTCATCAGTTGTCTCAAAACAATTGGGCAAACATAAATCATGCCTGATGAATACGTCTTATAAGACGTTTTAGTGTGTGGTGTctctgagtatttttacgagttgtgccgtattttgactaGCCTTAGGTGCTCGTCAAAATattgcaggatatttgtactctactttgtgctgtgtgataataataaaacatattgtatcaaacaattttgtttaactAACATCATCAAAACTATCGTCAAATTGTTCCGAAAACCCTTTTGAGAAATAACTTTTTGGCATATAGGTATTCGTCTTCGCTGTTTACAATACCGCGATCGAAATAGATATTTTATGTATTtccatttctttattcaaaaattattttacttggctgaaaattgcaaaagaaattatcatttgaaaaagaaattgttagagaaaataaataaacttacCTTATGGTTTTACTGCATGTCTTGTTGATATACCACATAAAGGATGTTAGTGGAAGTTGTCGTACAACACGAGGTCAGATGGAAAGTTATGTACACTTTACTTGGTCAAAAATAAACTGTCATACGAAAcgacattttttttatttgtagaaTACGACTCAGTATATGTTGTATGACAAAACTGAAAGTTGGAGCGAAAAGTTCCTAATGAGCCAAAAGTTGGGCAAGTAGTTGTAGAGCGTCATTATCATCCAATATGTAAAACAGTATCCGATGCActcgagttaaaaaaaaaaaaaacctttgctTGTGTGCGTACGGGGAAACGCTCTTGGCGCGTAGGATAATCGTGAACAACTGGGACCAGGTCTATTTCTCCCAATATTTTATtagatatacatatatatatattgatttgATTATTTGATTTGTTCAACTTTCAGATATACCACGCTCTGCGAACGCATCGAGCAGAGCAGTATACCGCAAGGATAGACTATAataaagatatatatataacaaaatGCCATCTAATTCAAACCCCACCGGTTCCTCCTTGTATCGCCTTCAAGATAGACAAGTCCTCTAACATTCAGAAATTGAGCCTTTGTCTGGTTTGAAGTCAGtacttcatgtttttttttaaagccaagaaaaaacagagaattaaatagaaaagaatacaaaaactttttttcagtgataGGGGACTTTCGTGAATGCCCATTACAACCAAGACGGCCATAATACAGTTGTCATCTGATCATCTGAATACATGCAATATGTGTGCAGATGATGGAGCATTACTTCAGTTCAACAATAAAATTGACAAAAGTAAAAGTAGTgtccttttaaaatttgtgtcTTCAAGTGATGGGAATTTAAAGACAGTAGATATTTATTTAAGGTAGAATcgcataattgaataaaatctcgcattctgattggtcaacgaAGCGAAGTATTTAGGCTAGGTGATATTGCTTCGCATCTATGTAAACATAACAACTATCGtcaaattgtaacaaagttttCTACAATGTCAtttaaagtgttttcaaaaccattttcaccttttgaagagccaaaaagaaacaaaagcatttttcaaAGTAAGCCAGAGGTTCTTccctgttttgaaatgaactacAAATTCTTGGAGAGGCATAAAAAACCTCTTTCGCTCGCGAAAACGAGAAAGCGAGAAAATCCTGTGAACGCGGCCCATAAAATGGCAAGAAAAAGTTCAACCTAACAAGACGAAGAGGCGACAACGGAAGAAGTAACAGGGTCGATTGTCATATAtttagaagaagaaataaatacctttaatcGCGATGTTTAACTTTCAGAGCTTTCGCTTGgacacttcatttctttcagttttgccaccaaATAGGTAAAAGGAGTAAATTATATTCCttctttggaaatttgaaaaaagatgttaaagatATACGGCTTGTAAATTCAGTGAAATACCACTATTATCCTTAAGATTGTGTGAAGcttgtttaaaagtttgaaaacaaatcttaaaacaaGCGCAaggtacaaataaagttgtcGAAAATTCAAATGTGTACGATTGACCTTGCTTCTCATTCGCTAAGTCAATGACAGATTTgacagttgactttgaaatggctttctggggCGCGCGCTCaggataaaaataaacaatattattactgttctcttttttttttcttatttttattcagttatgcgattcaaggaaaatccattTCCTGGCCCGTtaattccgcgttaaattgcacttgaaaaccGGTATCGCACTCATCGCTTCGTGATTTGTGCTATATCGGTTTTCGCGTACAATTTAACGTGGAATTCTCTCGTCAGGTAATGAATTTTCCTATAGAATCGCATAGCTAAGGGTAAACTCGCGGTCTGATTGGCCATCGAAGAAAGGGTATTTACCATGGAATTGCACCTGTGCATGAAGTGATATTGCCCGAATCGTGAAGCCATGAGTACGATATCGgtttttcaagtgaaatttaacGTGGAAATCACTCGTCAGGCCGGGGATTTTTACTATAGAATCGCCTCACTCAGAGGACTTACACAAAAAACCATTCACTAATGGCCATTTATTAAGAGAAAATGCTCTTTAACTTTATTGAACACTTATTTTCAGCTGTTTAAAGCCTAGATTAGTTCGCATCTTCTCTTAATGTGAATTAATCGTAAAACGGATCGCAAAATTGTTTCCGTCaagtttttggaaatattttcgCAAAGGgttctcttgtttttgtttaattcagCTAGGTTTCTTGTATATGGAATTTATGATAGGAGACGGCCGTGTTTCTACATTTCTTTATATACCTTGACTGACACCTCCAAGGAACTTGTATTCAGCGATTCGGTTATAGGTGGCCGAGTTTGTAAACAACTTCCACTTTACAACTTCTGCACTAAATTTATATTAAGTTGCTGTTTTAATTTATGGGAAAGGCGGCACCTTAGGTAAGCTCTTTCTTCTCCAATTTTTCTGTTTGCCCTACTGTTATGCAACAACCTTTAAAGGCAATTTTCTCTGCTGTTCTCATAggattttatattttaatgtcGTTAGACCgttctttacaatttttattttgctaatatttttttcgttattCTGGAACTAAGGTATGACAGTAAGAAAATTGAAAGTCGTTTCTGTAACTGGTAAAAAATCGAAGGAAGTTACTTAGTATGCAAGAAAAGTTACACGCAGCCCAACACGATTGGCTGTCGTAAGTTGATGGACATTTACTAAACTTTTCTAATACTTGGGATTATTGTTACCACCGAAAATACTGTTGTCTGGTCTTGCGAAACTGTATGTAACGCAGCTAGTCCTCCAAGAAGTTGTTATTAATGAGGTGAATTATGCGAAACTGTATGTAACGCAGCTAGTCCTCCAAGAAGTTGTTATTAATGAGGTGAAGTATGCGAAACTGTATGTAACGCAGCCAGTCCTCCAAGAAGTTAATGAGGTGAAGTATGAAAAAAGGAGTGTTAAAGGAGTGTTGAGAAGAGTTGATTTTGCTCGATTGCCTTCTCCTGTAATTTCCGAAAATCTTGTCGGTTGTGATGCTACCAGACCTAAAACCATGCACAATGGCTTTCTAGTAGAACTTCCTCTGTGGTTGTCCTGAATCCCTTCAAGATAATTCTGGCCAGGATCTTCCTCACAAATAAGAGGAGTGAGATACGTGGTGGCTGCTGCACTCACTCCTATATTCTTCCTTCTTGTAAAGGTGACGATAAGGGAGTAAGATGCAGAATTGCGAAAAAACTTCCCAAATTTTAAGGCttactattgttattgttgttattattattataattattattatttttattattattattattgttattattattattattattattattgttattattattattatcattattattatcattataaccGACTCTTTTCCTTTCCATCGCGCTCATAGGAGATCATCACCCTCTGTGGAGATGCCACGTAACGCATTATGTACCTCTTTATCACAGTTTTTACGCCGATTCCACAAAAACCAAGTGACTACACAAATAACTGCAGCTACCAAAGTGCATGAAATAGCAACTACAGTTGTTTGAGATGCTGAATTTTCTGGCTTTCCGTTCATGGAGGTGGGAGTAGGAGTTGCTGTgggtaaataataaaaaaaaatgcagcaaCAAATAGGTTGTGTTTAGCAACAGCGCTTGTAGTTAAGAAGGACCCCTCTTCCCCTGCTTTTCTTCccttatatttaaaaaaatatatatctaaCCTATATTCAAGACAGCCACTCCTGATTGGCTTCTTCCAATGCTATTATTTGCAATGCATTGATATTTTCCATAGTCTTCCATCTCTACTCTCGTTATAAAAAGGTGGCTGCGATTGGTTCGCCCGTCAGGAATGACACGTGCTCTGGGGTCAGACTGTGAAGGGTATGTGGCATTGTCTTTTACCCAGTAAATTGTTGGCCTTGGGAGACCCCTAGCAGTGCAGCTTAAGGTAGCATTGGAACCAATCATGACTCTTTGGTTCTTTGGACCTTCAACGATCGTAGGTTTCTGAGCATCTGCAAATTGACACAGAAAGAATTGATATGAATGAATGGGACGTTATGAATTGTCTCATTGGTAATCTTTCTATTGGAAGTCGGGGCCCAAGGCTTTTTTGCCGCTTAAAAGACCCGGTTTGAAGAGAACTAAAGGGGAGTCTTGGTGATAAGAGGACTGAGGAGGTACAGTGACCGGGTGAAACtgaaatgacaaattttaaattttgcattttacagaaaacaCTGCTTATTTTCTAGCTCTCGATACTCTGGTGACACAGAGAGTTTTTTACAATCTACGGAAATATCTCGCTTACTTGGTGATGGGGGAATTTCATCGGGAGACTGAGTTGACATGCCAGTAGAAGACTTCGTGGAGtttcaactttgaaatgataaggaaaacaaacaataatgcATATTAATGACTAACCTGTACCTTTCGGGGTTAAGAAAGCTGGCAACGACAAATTTTTACCACCACTGTTTTTGGCCTCACATTGATATTTGCCAAAATCTTCTTTCTTCACTCTTGTAATAAACAACTGGCTGTGCATGGTTTTGTGGTTTGTTAATGAATGTGGATTGTTAATGAATGTAACCCTTGGGTTGGATTGTAAGGCAAATGAATCATTGTTTTTGATCCATGAGATGTTTGGTTTAGGAAGACCTGTGGCGGTGCATTTGAAAGTTACATTGGCTCCTATATCAGTGCTTTGGTTCCGAAGAACTCCAACTAACTCTGGCGCAGGACCTGTAGGGAAAACGTACATTGCAATAAATATCCCCTGTTATTACTGATATAATCTGGTAGGAAGCTTATTCAATAAGCAAATGTCGGCAGAAGAAGAGGATATTTTCATTATCACACTTTTGTGTCACACAAGAAGATAAATTGCATATGCAGGTACTAAGAAAGAACTATTTCAGGCCAACCCTCCTTGAGTGTGAGcgtcttccttttttcattctaataattatcattaccttttttttgtttcacaaaataattcttttctcATCTTCCGAAGAATATTTGGAATCATTAACTTATTGTATCTAAATTTACAAAGTCAGGCAGTT from Pocillopora verrucosa isolate sample1 chromosome 1, ASM3666991v2, whole genome shotgun sequence includes:
- the LOC131772515 gene encoding cell adhesion molecule-related/down-regulated by oncogenes-like isoform X1 encodes the protein MMMSSFWLREASMCLVLSTLTGALWILPFVKGETCDSKLKIRPVVDISSSPENNRLPFGASVTLTCTAEPRAQDKGYHDRWVNYIEWYDPQNKETGAKCRQPSNIHAHKRKLSCPLVLKNLTVDKFGCYTCQAGNGYRNHCTRKSFEIVIQGPAPELVGVLRNQSTDIGANVTFKCTATGLPKPNISWIKNNDSFALQSNPRVTFINNPHSLTNHKTMHSQLFITRVKKEDFGKYQCEAKNSGGKNLSLPAFLTPKGTDAQKPTIVEGPKNQRVMIGSNATLSCTARGLPRPTIYWVKDNATYPSQSDPRARVIPDGRTNRSHLFITRVEMEDYGKYQCIANNSIGRSQSGVAVLNIATPTPTSMNGKPENSASQTTVVAISCTLVAAVICVVTWFLWNRRKNCDKEVHNALRGISTEGDDLL
- the LOC131772515 gene encoding cell adhesion molecule-related/down-regulated by oncogenes-like isoform X2, which produces MMMSSFWLREASMCLVLSTLTGALWILPFVKGETCDSKLKIRPVVDISSSPENNRLPFGASVTLTCTAEPRAQDKGYHDRWVNYIEWYDPQNKETGAKCRQPSNIHAHKRKLSCPLVLKNLTVDKFGCYTCQAGNGYRNHCTRKSFEIVIQGPAPELVGVLRNQSTDIGANVTFKCTATGLPKPNISWIKNNDSFALQSNPRVTFINNPHSLTNHKTMHSQLFITRVKKEDFGKYQCEAKNSGGKNLSLPAFLTPKDAQKPTIVEGPKNQRVMIGSNATLSCTARGLPRPTIYWVKDNATYPSQSDPRARVIPDGRTNRSHLFITRVEMEDYGKYQCIANNSIGRSQSGVAVLNIATPTPTSMNGKPENSASQTTVVAISCTLVAAVICVVTWFLWNRRKNCDKEVHNALRGISTEGDDLL